One Verrucomicrobiia bacterium DNA window includes the following coding sequences:
- a CDS encoding AAA family ATPase, whose product MPIYALEGGPCAGKTTITNAIIEEWPDVIVVPEAATIILENGYPKVGRDMEFTPEWLHFLQKIVVPMQTNMEDVWRLKLDGGSARLLLCDRGVLSGAAYVPGGVAQYEELTGLVPAEAHKRYDGVIHLESVATANPALWDSLKASNPARYETLDQAIEREMALREVYKGHPNWIFISGKDGIESVKSQVHNLLSQILDVKVERKWRLKDLSALPNLETGRNVRVEQGYITDMEGAELRIRRMGFRCLMAVKGVPGMTRSRWERTMPETVFNTLWPETEGRRILKQRHFVPSGKYVAEVDVFDPALFGDLVVAEFQFKDEMEAGRFELPQWMVDAGAEEVTCNPEFSNRALAR is encoded by the coding sequence ATGCCAATATACGCCTTGGAAGGCGGCCCCTGCGCCGGCAAAACAACGATCACTAACGCTATTATCGAAGAGTGGCCCGACGTCATTGTCGTGCCGGAAGCAGCCACCATTATCCTGGAAAACGGCTATCCCAAAGTTGGCCGCGACATGGAGTTCACCCCTGAATGGTTGCACTTCCTGCAAAAGATTGTCGTTCCCATGCAAACCAACATGGAAGATGTCTGGAGGCTAAAGCTTGATGGAGGTTCAGCCAGACTGCTTCTCTGCGACCGCGGCGTCCTCTCGGGTGCTGCATATGTGCCAGGAGGCGTAGCCCAATATGAAGAGCTGACAGGCCTCGTACCTGCAGAGGCTCATAAGCGCTATGACGGCGTTATCCACCTTGAATCGGTGGCCACCGCCAACCCAGCCCTTTGGGACTCTCTCAAAGCGAGCAACCCCGCCCGCTACGAAACGCTGGACCAAGCAATTGAGCGCGAGATGGCGTTGCGCGAAGTCTATAAGGGACACCCCAATTGGATCTTCATCAGCGGCAAGGACGGCATTGAGTCCGTTAAGAGCCAGGTCCACAACCTACTTAGCCAGATCCTCGACGTTAAAGTTGAGCGGAAATGGCGGCTTAAGGACCTCTCAGCACTCCCAAATCTGGAAACTGGCCGCAACGTAAGAGTTGAACAAGGCTACATAACGGATATGGAAGGGGCGGAACTGCGCATCAGGCGCATGGGGTTCCGATGCCTCATGGCGGTAAAGGGCGTGCCTGGCATGACCCGCAGCCGCTGGGAGCGCACCATGCCAGAAACCGTATTCAACACGCTCTGGCCGGAAACGGAAGGGCGAAGGATACTGAAGCAGCGTCACTTTGTTCCCAGCGGGAAGTACGTGGCCGAGGTGGATGTCTTTGACCCTGCACTGTTTGGCGACCTTGTTGTTGCCGAATTCCAGTTCAAGGACGAGATGGAAGCTGGGCGCTTTGAGCTCCCCCAATGGATGGTTGACGCGGGTGCTGAGGAAGTGACGTGCAACCCGGAATTCAGCAACCGGGCCCTGGCCCGTTAA
- a CDS encoding CYTH domain-containing protein, with protein sequence MAKEIERKFILPALPAITFENGVSMIQGYVPIPNGQLAMRVRDEGGKKVLTFKSSGTSVRYEANINMDEHPEIFDLLVESTNGAVRKFRYAIPDGDGHCELDVYSGDHPTLEGKISVEREFPSEEASAAWTPPQWMVDAGAIEVTGDEHYLNSNLLTNGWPAN encoded by the coding sequence ATGGCAAAGGAAATCGAGCGAAAATTCATCCTTCCGGCATTGCCGGCAATTACCTTCGAGAACGGCGTCTCCATGATTCAAGGCTACGTCCCTATCCCAAATGGCCAGCTGGCCATGCGGGTCCGTGACGAAGGTGGCAAGAAGGTCCTGACCTTTAAAAGTTCCGGTACGTCAGTCCGGTACGAAGCCAACATCAACATGGACGAGCACCCGGAAATCTTCGACCTGCTCGTCGAAAGCACCAACGGCGCGGTGCGCAAGTTCCGCTATGCCATCCCCGATGGCGACGGTCACTGCGAACTGGACGTCTACTCGGGCGACCATCCCACACTCGAGGGTAAGATTTCCGTCGAGCGGGAGTTCCCGTCAGAGGAAGCGTCTGCGGCGTGGACACCACCCCAATGGATGGTGGATGCAGGCGCCATAGAGGTAACGGGCGACGAACACTACCTGAACAGCAACCTGCTCACGAATGGATGGCCTGCCAACTAA